The following are encoded in a window of Pelecanus crispus isolate bPelCri1 chromosome 6, bPelCri1.pri, whole genome shotgun sequence genomic DNA:
- the MDK gene encoding midkine, which translates to MRRAETAEGRMQVRGLLLLLLALILLAATAEAGKNKKEKAKKDSSECEDWRWGPCVPNSKDCGLGYREGTCKDESKKLKCKIPCNWKKKFGADCKYKFESWGACSAQTGVKTRSGILKKALYNAQCEEIVYVTKPCSSKIKSKSKAKKGKGKD; encoded by the exons ATGAGAAGGGCAGAGACTGCGGAAG gcaggaTGCAGGTCCGgggcctcctcctcctcctcctggcgCTGATCCTGCTGGCTGCCACCGCCGAGGCTGGCAAGAACAAGAAAG AGAAGGCAAAGAAGGATAGCTCTGAGTGCGAGGACTGGCGCTGGggaccctgtgtccccaacaGCAAGGACTGTGGCCTGGGCTACCGTGAGGGGACTTGCAAAGATGAGAGTAAGAAGCTCAAATGCAAGATCCCCTGCAACTGGAAGAAGAAGTTTGGAG CTGACTGCAAGTACAAATTTGAGAGCTGGGGGGCATGTAGCGCTCAGACAGGTGTGAAGACTCGCTCTGGCATCCTGAAGAAAGCCCTGTACAATGCCCAGTGCGAGGAGATCGTCTATGTGACCAAGCCCTGCTCTTCCAAGATCAAGTCAAAATCCAAAG CAAAGAAGGGCAAGGGGAAGGACTAG
- the CHRM4 gene encoding muscarinic acetylcholine receptor M4, giving the protein MGWAQWDFIFQKDLFAARDTDPMHNFSAQPWQAKMANLTYDNLTLSNRSEVAIQPPTNYKTVELVFIATVTGSLSLVTVVGNILVMLSIKVNRQLQTVNNYFLFSLACADLIIGVFSMNLYTVYIIKGYWPLGAVVCDLWLALDYVVSNASVMNLLIISFDRYFCVTKPLTYPARRTTKMAGLMIAAAWILSFILWAPAILFWQFIVGKRTVPERECYIQFLSNPAVTFGTAIAAFYLPVVIMTVLYIHISLASRSRVRRHKPESRKERKGKSLSFFKGPLVKQNNNNSPKRAVEVKEEVRNGKVDDQPSAQTEATGHPEEKETSNESSTVSMTQTTKDKPTAEVLPVGQGQSPSHPRVNPSSKWSKIKIVTKQTGTECVTAIEIVPAKAGASDHNSLANSRPANVARKFASIARSQVRKKRQMAAREKKVTRTIFAILLAFILTWTPYNVMVLINTFCETCVPETVWSIGYWLCYVNSTINPACYALCNATFKKTFKHLLMCQYRNIGTAR; this is encoded by the exons ATGGGCTGGGCACAGTGGG ATTTCATCTTCCAGAAGGATCTGTTTGCTGCCAGAGACACAG ACCCCATGCACAACttctctgctcagccctggcagGCAAAGATGGCCAACCTGACCTATGACAACTTGACCCTGAGCAACCGCTCCGAGGTGGCCATCCAGCCTCCCACCAACTACAAGACGGTGGAGCTGGTTTTTATTGCCACGGTCACCGGCTCGCTCAGCCTCGTCACCGTGGTGGGGAACATCCTGGTGATGCTGTCCATCAAGGTGAACCGCCAGCTCCAGACTGTCAACAACTACTTCCTCTTCAGCTTAGCCTGTGCAGACCTCATCATCGGGGTCTTCTCCATGAACCTCTACACAGTCTACATCATCAAAGGCTACTGGCCGCTGGGGGCTGTGGTGTGCGACCTGTGGCTGGCCCTGGACTATGTGGTGAGCAATGCCTCTGTCATGAACTTACTCATCATCAGCTTTGACCGGTACTTCTGTGTCACCAAGCCCTTGACATACCCAGCCAGGAGGACCACCAAGATGGCAGGGCTAATGATTGCAGCTGCATGGATATTGTCCTTCATTCTCTGGGCCCCTGCCATCTTGTTCTGGCAGTTCATTGTGGGCAAGAGGACAGTCCCTGAGAGGGAATGCTACATCCAGTTCCTCTCCAACCCGGCAGTGACCTTTGGCACGGCCATTGCTGCTTTCTATCTGCCTGTGGTCATCATGACGGTGCTGTACATCCACATTTCcctggccagcaggagcagggtgaGGAGGCACAAGcctgaaagcaggaaagagaggaaaggcaAGTCCCTCAGCTTCTTCAAGGGCCCACTGGTcaaacagaacaacaacaacTCCCCCAAGAGGGCCGTGgaggtgaaggaggaggtgaggaATGGGAAAGTGGATGACCAGCCCTCAGCACAGACAGAGGCCACTGGCCATCCAGAGGAGAAGGAGACTTCCAATGAGTCCAGCACAGTCAGCATGACTCAGACAACAAAAGACAAGCCCACGGCAGAAGTCTTGCCAGTGGGGCAAGGACAGAGCCCATCCCACCCCCGGGTGAACCCATCTTCCAAGTGGTCCAAGATTAAAATTGTCACCAAGCAGACTGGGACCGAATGTGTCACCGCCATCGAGATTGTCCCAGCTAAGGCAGGAGCCTCTGACCACAACTCCCTGGCCAACAGCCGCCCGGCCAACGTTGCCAGGAAGTTTGCCAGCATCGCTAGGAGCCAAGTACGGAAGAAGCGCCAGATGGCAGCCCGGGAGAAGAAAGTCACCCGGACCATATTTGCTATCCTGCTAGCCTTCATACTCACATGGACGCCATACAATGTGATGGTCCTCATTAACACCTTCTGTGAGACCTGCGTACCTGAAACAGTGTGGTCCATTGGCTACTGGCTCTGCTATGTCAACAGCACTATCAACCCAGCCTGCTACGCCCTCTGCAATGCCACTTTCAAGAAAACCTTCAAGCACCTTCTCATGTGCCAGTACAGGAACATTGGCACAGCCAGATAA